The Vicingaceae bacterium genome has a segment encoding these proteins:
- a CDS encoding hypothetical protein (possible pseudo, frameshifted): protein MRDNELPAHRPKAVLSYIQDYYMHPDLVIDISDCMDEKMQAIQCFASQFYNPHKPSDEPETPISSPDFLEMIKARARQYGRPAGYSFAEGFVIPRYFGIKSLFDLD from the coding sequence TTGAGGGATAATGAATTGCCGGCTCACCGCCCAAAAGCAGTTTTATCATACATACAAGATTATTATATGCACCCTGATTTGGTGATCGACATCAGTGATTGTATGGATGAGAAAATGCAAGCCATTCAATGTTTTGCTTCTCAATTTTACAATCCCCATAAACCTTCTGACGAACCCGAAACTCCCATTTCAAGTCCGGATTTTCTTGAGATGATCAAAGCAAGAGCACGTCAATATGGACGTCCGGCCGGATATTCTTTTGCCGAAGGGTTTGTGATTCCTCGTTATTTTGGAATAAAATCCCTTTTTGACCTGGATTGA